A DNA window from Parabacteroides johnsonii DSM 18315 contains the following coding sequences:
- a CDS encoding efflux RND transporter periplasmic adaptor subunit — translation MKYYKLFAILILTGMMSCSGEKKEKDSEESVETVLPDETNEVTVMKLNTTDFNHELISNGKLSARNFVDLKFESAEPIAKIYVKNGDRVTKGQKLAELSTFRLANKTAQAKDALERAKLELQDVLIGQGYKLEDSTKVPPATMQLVKVKSGYDQALISWQLAEYEQRNAVLTAPFEGVVANLFAKQFNTASTSDVFCSIIDTRTLEAAFTVLESELPLIKTGDRVEVAPFALFDVTADGRISEINPLVDKDGMVQVKAAVNDKGQLFEGMNVRVSIHRSLGKQLVVPKSAVVLRSGKQVVFTLTEDKAYWNYVHTGLENADSYTIVDGLKEGDTVITSGNINLAHEAPVKVIEN, via the coding sequence ATGAAATACTACAAATTGTTTGCCATACTGATTCTGACTGGGATGATGTCTTGCTCCGGTGAAAAGAAAGAGAAAGATTCCGAAGAAAGCGTAGAAACCGTTCTGCCGGACGAGACAAACGAGGTGACGGTGATGAAGTTGAATACTACTGATTTCAACCACGAACTGATCAGTAACGGCAAACTGTCAGCCCGAAACTTTGTCGACCTAAAATTCGAATCGGCAGAACCGATCGCCAAGATATATGTGAAGAACGGCGATCGCGTGACGAAAGGGCAAAAGCTCGCAGAACTCTCTACCTTCCGCCTTGCCAACAAGACAGCGCAAGCCAAAGATGCACTCGAACGCGCCAAACTGGAACTGCAAGACGTACTGATCGGACAGGGTTACAAACTGGAAGATTCTACAAAAGTACCGCCCGCAACCATGCAGTTAGTCAAGGTAAAAAGCGGGTATGACCAGGCACTGATCTCTTGGCAGCTTGCCGAATACGAACAACGAAACGCAGTCCTGACCGCCCCTTTCGAGGGTGTCGTCGCTAACCTGTTCGCCAAACAGTTCAACACGGCTTCTACCTCCGATGTTTTCTGTTCCATTATCGATACCCGCACATTGGAAGCCGCTTTCACAGTTTTGGAAAGCGAACTGCCGCTTATCAAAACAGGCGATCGTGTAGAGGTAGCTCCTTTTGCCTTGTTCGATGTCACGGCTGACGGCCGTATATCCGAAATAAACCCGCTGGTAGACAAAGACGGGATGGTACAGGTGAAAGCTGCCGTAAACGATAAAGGTCAGTTGTTCGAAGGGATGAATGTACGAGTAAGTATCCATCGTTCGCTGGGTAAACAGTTGGTCGTTCCCAAAAGCGCTGTCGTACTCCGTTCCGGCAAACAGGTTGTATTCACATTAACGGAAGACAAAGCATACTGGAACTATGTACATACAGGGTTGGAAAACGCAGACAGCTACACGATCGTCGACGGCCTGAAAGAAGGGGATACCGTGATCACAAGCGGCAACATCAATCTGGCTCACGAGGCACCGGTCAAGGTAATTGAAAATTGA
- a CDS encoding efflux RND transporter permease subunit, whose protein sequence is MIKFLLQRPIAVLMAFTACFIVGLVTYFTIPVSLLPDIAIPEITVQVSGQNTSARELENTVVKTIRQQLMQVASLRDIHSETRDGAAIIRLNFDFGTNTDLAFIEVNEKIDAAMNYLPREVERPRVIKASATDIPVFCLNLTLKGESGKVKGESETATQNNSQLSTFNSQLKNDAFLDLCQFAETVIKRRIEQLPEVAMVDVTGVLKRQLQIVPDMKLLKMSEITLDDLEAALTSNNIEPGSMTVRDGYYEYNIKFSTLLRTPEDVENIYIRKNNHIFQLKDLARISVVPEKETGASLSNGKRAVTLAVIKQADENMDNMKEALAEVTDYFASVYPDIDFSISRNQTELLDYTISNLKQNLSLGFLFICIVAILFLGDIKSPAVIGLSMVVSLVISFLFFYLCKMSLNIISISGLILALGMMIDSSIIVTENITQYRARGDSLEEACNKGTTEVITPMLSSTFTTIAVFVPLVFMSGIAGAIFFDQAFAVTVGLMVSYFTGIMLLPVLYKLVYSIPDIKHKGFNMRINNLVKEHTLDRFYDAGVDFIFRHKKATLIFTAVTIPLCAVLFYEIPKSRMPEIDQNELIAHVEWNENIHIDENQFRVSQLFASIDNQVKEHTAYVGQQQFLLNRDREMSVSESELYFKTEKPDGIAPLQKSVEEWIRAHYPMAVISFSPPETVFEKLFVTGEADIVAELYTRNKSEAPEASVLHKIEQQIETKTGHTPVGITFDNQLNITIDRQKLLLYNVDYNEVYRLLKTAFKENEVATLRSYQQYLPIALAGEEQTVNEVLQKTLVNTVPDAEGNVRYIPLQSLVRVTPGEDLKTITAGKNGEYIPFSFYDIDNAGQLMEDVKKEVDTDWDIDFSGSFFSNRQMLNELVVILFISILLMYFILAAQFESFLQPLIVLLEIPIDVAASLLVLWICGHTMNLMSAIGIVVTCGIIINDSILKLDAINELRKEGVPLMEAIHEAGRRRLRPIIMTSLTTIFGMVPLLFTFDMGSELQKPLSIAMISAMLIGTAVSLFVIPLIYWFIYRKHDIKKLKVEN, encoded by the coding sequence ATGATAAAGTTTCTACTACAACGCCCTATCGCGGTATTGATGGCTTTTACGGCTTGCTTTATCGTGGGACTGGTTACCTACTTCACCATTCCGGTGTCGTTGTTGCCGGATATTGCAATTCCGGAGATCACCGTACAGGTGTCCGGCCAGAATACTTCGGCACGCGAACTGGAAAACACAGTAGTAAAAACCATCCGCCAACAATTGATGCAAGTTGCCAGCCTGCGTGATATCCATAGCGAGACACGCGACGGAGCTGCCATCATACGCCTCAACTTCGATTTCGGGACGAATACGGACCTGGCTTTCATCGAGGTCAACGAGAAGATAGACGCAGCCATGAACTATCTGCCGCGTGAAGTAGAACGTCCGCGGGTAATCAAAGCCAGTGCAACCGACATTCCGGTGTTCTGCCTGAACTTGACTTTAAAAGGTGAAAGTGGAAAGGTGAAAGGTGAAAGTGAAACGGCTACACAAAACAACTCTCAACTTTCAACTTTCAACTCTCAACTAAAAAACGACGCTTTCCTCGACCTTTGCCAATTTGCCGAAACAGTGATCAAACGTCGGATCGAACAACTGCCCGAAGTGGCGATGGTAGATGTGACGGGGGTACTGAAACGGCAGTTGCAGATCGTTCCGGACATGAAACTGCTGAAAATGTCGGAAATCACGCTCGACGACCTGGAGGCGGCACTGACATCCAATAATATCGAACCGGGTAGCATGACCGTACGCGACGGCTATTACGAGTACAATATCAAGTTCTCGACACTGCTGCGCACACCGGAAGATGTCGAGAATATTTATATCAGGAAAAATAACCATATCTTCCAACTGAAAGATTTGGCACGCATCTCCGTCGTGCCGGAGAAAGAGACCGGAGCCTCCCTTTCCAACGGGAAACGGGCGGTAACACTGGCCGTAATCAAGCAGGCGGATGAAAATATGGATAACATGAAAGAGGCATTGGCAGAAGTGACGGATTATTTCGCTTCCGTTTACCCGGACATCGATTTCAGCATCAGCCGTAACCAAACGGAATTACTGGATTATACCATCTCGAATTTGAAACAGAACTTGTCGCTGGGATTCCTTTTTATTTGTATCGTAGCCATCCTTTTCTTAGGGGATATCAAGAGCCCGGCAGTAATCGGGTTAAGTATGGTGGTAAGCTTGGTTATCAGCTTCCTGTTTTTCTATCTCTGCAAGATGTCACTGAATATCATTTCTATCTCCGGGCTGATCTTAGCTTTGGGTATGATGATCGACAGTTCGATCATCGTAACAGAAAACATCACTCAATACAGGGCACGCGGGGATTCGCTGGAAGAGGCTTGCAATAAAGGAACGACCGAGGTAATCACCCCGATGCTGAGTTCCACTTTTACAACGATTGCCGTTTTCGTCCCACTTGTGTTCATGAGCGGAATAGCAGGAGCAATCTTCTTCGACCAGGCCTTTGCCGTCACCGTCGGACTGATGGTTTCCTATTTCACGGGAATCATGCTGCTGCCGGTACTTTATAAACTGGTATACAGCATTCCGGATATCAAACACAAGGGTTTCAACATGCGGATCAACAATCTGGTGAAAGAGCATACATTGGACCGTTTCTATGATGCCGGAGTCGATTTCATATTCCGTCACAAAAAAGCGACCTTAATTTTTACAGCAGTTACAATTCCACTATGTGCTGTCCTGTTTTACGAAATACCGAAAAGCCGTATGCCGGAGATTGATCAGAACGAACTGATCGCCCATGTGGAATGGAACGAAAACATCCACATAGATGAAAATCAGTTTCGTGTCAGCCAGTTATTCGCATCTATCGACAATCAGGTGAAAGAACACACGGCCTATGTAGGCCAACAGCAGTTCTTGTTGAACCGGGACCGTGAAATGTCGGTTTCCGAAAGTGAACTGTATTTCAAGACGGAGAAACCGGACGGAATCGCTCCTTTGCAGAAGTCAGTCGAAGAATGGATCAGAGCCCATTATCCGATGGCTGTAATCTCCTTCTCACCTCCCGAAACGGTATTCGAAAAACTGTTTGTGACGGGTGAGGCCGACATTGTCGCCGAATTGTACACCCGCAATAAATCCGAAGCGCCGGAAGCCTCCGTCCTGCATAAGATAGAACAGCAAATCGAGACGAAAACAGGGCATACACCTGTCGGCATCACCTTCGACAACCAGTTGAACATCACGATAGACAGGCAGAAACTTCTGCTTTATAACGTCGACTACAACGAAGTATACCGGTTGCTGAAAACAGCATTCAAGGAGAATGAAGTAGCAACGCTCCGCTCCTACCAGCAATATCTGCCAATCGCATTGGCCGGGGAAGAACAAACGGTTAACGAGGTCTTACAGAAAACATTGGTAAACACTGTTCCCGACGCGGAAGGCAACGTACGATATATCCCGCTGCAATCCCTGGTGCGTGTCACTCCGGGAGAGGATCTGAAAACGATCACGGCAGGGAAAAACGGAGAATACATTCCGTTCAGTTTCTATGATATAGACAATGCCGGACAGTTGATGGAAGACGTGAAAAAAGAGGTTGATACCGACTGGGATATTGATTTTTCAGGCAGTTTCTTCTCCAACCGGCAGATGCTGAACGAACTGGTCGTGATTTTGTTCATTTCGATCCTGCTGATGTATTTCATCCTGGCAGCCCAATTCGAAAGTTTCCTGCAACCGCTCATTGTGCTGCTCGAAATCCCGATCGACGTGGCCGCCTCCTTACTGGTACTGTGGATATGCGGCCATACTATGAACCTGATGAGCGCCATCGGTATCGTCGTGACCTGCGGTATCATCATCAACGACTCCATCCTGAAACTGGATGCCATCAACGAACTCCGCAAAGAAGGAGTCCCACTTATGGAAGCCATACATGAAGCCGGACGGCGGCGCCTGCGTCCTATCATCATGACATCATTAACGACAATATTCGGAATGGTTCCGCTGCTTTTCACATTCGATATGGGTAGTGAACTTCAAAAGCCGCTCTCCATCGCCATGATCTCGGCCATGCTGATCGGTACGGCAGTCAGCCTTTTTGTCATACCGCTGATATACTGGTTCATTTATCGCAAACATGACATTAAAAAATTGAAAGTTGAAAATTAG
- a CDS encoding TolC family protein, producing the protein MLLCVLPGKAQLTLTLERTITLAADSSLDAFRYKNMYLAGYWEYRTYKAGRLPSLTLNLTPAQYRRYFTQRYDSEADIDEYRKQQSFYAGGQLEIEQNFDLLGGTFYLDTDLDYMRYFGDRTYNQFSSVPIRLGYQQDLLGYNAFKWERKIEPLKYEKVKKELLYNVEQMSEQATTYFFALAMAQVEYDLAKENVATTDTLYRTGQERHKIASISQADLLTLKLDAVNARNTLKNAEIALKRAMFSLASYLNFDKNTEIRLRLPSRPRDMEISVDKALELARANNPTFLELRQQILEAQQQVDKTKKEAMFNAQINASIGFNQVSKNIQDAYKNLQQQEIVSLSVSIPLVDWGVRKGKHNVAKNNLLVTETSAKQKELTVEEDVIMTVGDFNIQQALIGSAEEAVDLAETAYSETKQRFMIGKADINSLTLSLNRQQEAQRNYISALQNYWLSYYKIRKLTLHDFETGISLSNEFEYKYGL; encoded by the coding sequence ATGCTCTTATGCGTACTTCCGGGAAAAGCACAGCTCACGCTGACACTGGAACGGACTATCACACTGGCAGCAGACAGTTCGCTGGACGCTTTCCGGTACAAGAACATGTACCTGGCCGGATACTGGGAGTACCGGACCTACAAGGCAGGCCGTCTGCCGAGCCTTACCCTGAATCTGACACCGGCACAATACCGCCGTTACTTCACTCAACGATACGACTCGGAAGCAGATATCGACGAATATCGAAAACAACAATCGTTTTATGCGGGCGGGCAATTGGAGATCGAACAAAATTTCGACCTCTTAGGCGGTACGTTCTATTTGGATACGGATTTGGATTATATGCGCTATTTCGGCGACCGGACCTATAACCAGTTCTCATCGGTTCCGATCCGCCTCGGCTACCAGCAAGATTTATTGGGATATAACGCTTTCAAATGGGAACGGAAAATCGAGCCGTTGAAATATGAGAAGGTCAAGAAAGAGCTATTATATAATGTAGAGCAAATGAGCGAACAGGCAACGACCTATTTCTTCGCCCTGGCAATGGCACAGGTGGAATACGATCTGGCCAAGGAAAATGTCGCCACTACCGACACGCTATACCGGACAGGGCAGGAACGGCATAAGATCGCTTCTATCAGCCAGGCAGACTTGCTGACACTGAAATTGGATGCAGTAAACGCACGCAACACATTGAAAAATGCGGAAATCGCCCTGAAACGTGCCATGTTCAGCCTCGCCTCTTACCTGAACTTCGACAAGAATACGGAAATACGCCTGCGCCTCCCGAGCCGTCCACGCGATATGGAAATCTCTGTCGACAAGGCGCTCGAACTGGCACGTGCAAATAATCCGACCTTCCTGGAACTGCGCCAGCAAATATTAGAGGCTCAGCAGCAGGTAGACAAGACTAAGAAAGAAGCGATGTTCAACGCTCAGATCAATGCCAGCATCGGGTTCAACCAGGTGTCCAAGAACATACAGGACGCCTACAAAAATCTGCAACAGCAGGAAATCGTCTCTTTGTCCGTTTCGATCCCGTTGGTGGACTGGGGCGTACGAAAAGGGAAGCATAATGTCGCCAAGAATAACCTGCTTGTCACAGAAACATCTGCCAAACAAAAAGAATTGACAGTCGAAGAAGACGTGATTATGACAGTCGGCGATTTCAATATCCAGCAGGCCCTGATCGGAAGCGCCGAAGAAGCAGTAGACCTGGCAGAGACAGCCTATAGTGAAACCAAGCAGCGCTTTATGATCGGAAAAGCAGATATCAACAGTCTTACCCTGTCGCTAAACCGCCAGCAGGAGGCGCAGCGAAACTATATTTCGGCTTTGCAGAACTACTGGCTAAGTTATTATAAGATCCGAAAATTGACGTTGCATGACTTCGAAACGGGGATTTCTCTTTCGAACGAGTTCGAGTATAAGTACGGATTGTAA
- a CDS encoding O-antigen ligase family protein codes for MNNFFSYLRLLLLATSGMLLLCIIFAMNPELADSTLSGKVCWFHFTSLLLAGGVLLMEFTTRKSRFIFSLPDALLLLLFGIVLVSYDKDENLQPERFLFIAQLVALWFMLRGALQAHQELRPFFITIIIFTGIVPAIWGISHSIDPAPITHPVFRLLETSLKPEPFYGYIAVIFPVCLNTLLRFKNCDKVALWESRTFLFYFSILGATLIITALLFKTDQPVWMAAILSGIWVCWMKMIGWKQTKEAIQKHIQLFAISSIILFVIIAAIILVGNIQKAQAGDRRLLIWNITTQAIMEHPVTGTGIGGFPATYAKGQSAYFETATASSKEKQTATCPRYAYNEYLQIGLELGITGLLLFIFWLAFSLYYGIRHRQIGASGGILALGIFALYSYPLQLPTYWVLLLFLTVICVTNPKHDKQRAQRSIPYISAIAAALTCILFYGQKDTYYSYKEWKTLQELYHDQAYEQAASRYTDLFVQLYHRTDFLYEGAECFYKTGQHDIAIKWLDRALKLSAAPELYYAIAENEEAIKQYRKAESYLLEISRILPEHGYTYFLLAKLYTHPSFSHPDKFHKAAKRFLAFQPSTQNNITKEMKEEILQIIRNWDFGK; via the coding sequence ATGAATAATTTTTTTAGTTATCTGAGATTACTTTTACTCGCAACGAGTGGAATGTTACTATTGTGTATAATCTTCGCCATGAATCCGGAATTAGCAGACAGCACGCTGTCCGGAAAAGTTTGCTGGTTTCATTTCACATCTCTCTTATTAGCCGGTGGGGTTCTACTTATGGAATTTACAACAAGGAAAAGCCGTTTTATCTTTTCATTACCGGACGCCTTATTGTTGCTCCTATTCGGTATCGTACTGGTTTCTTACGACAAAGACGAGAATCTTCAACCGGAACGTTTCCTTTTCATCGCCCAGCTAGTCGCCCTCTGGTTTATGCTCAGAGGCGCTTTACAGGCACACCAGGAATTACGCCCGTTTTTCATTACGATCATCATATTCACCGGAATCGTTCCAGCCATCTGGGGGATCAGCCATTCTATCGATCCTGCTCCCATCACCCATCCGGTCTTCAGACTGCTTGAAACATCGCTGAAACCGGAACCTTTCTACGGCTATATCGCGGTCATTTTCCCGGTCTGCCTGAATACGTTACTCCGTTTTAAGAATTGTGACAAAGTCGCTTTGTGGGAATCCCGTACCTTCCTGTTCTATTTTTCTATTCTCGGAGCTACTTTGATTATCACGGCCTTACTCTTCAAAACCGACCAACCCGTATGGATGGCTGCCATCCTTTCCGGGATCTGGGTTTGCTGGATGAAGATGATCGGATGGAAACAGACGAAAGAAGCCATACAGAAACATATCCAACTGTTCGCCATCTCTTCGATTATCCTGTTTGTTATCATCGCGGCAATCATCCTAGTCGGAAATATCCAAAAAGCCCAGGCTGGAGACCGCCGGCTTTTGATCTGGAATATCACGACGCAGGCCATCATGGAACATCCGGTAACCGGCACGGGCATAGGCGGCTTTCCTGCCACATACGCAAAGGGACAATCCGCCTATTTCGAAACCGCTACCGCCTCTTCCAAAGAAAAACAGACCGCAACCTGTCCCCGGTATGCATACAACGAATATCTGCAGATAGGACTTGAGTTAGGTATTACAGGCTTGCTACTCTTTATCTTTTGGTTGGCATTTTCTCTCTATTACGGTATCAGACACAGACAAATAGGAGCATCCGGCGGAATTCTGGCGCTCGGAATCTTCGCCCTTTATTCCTATCCGCTCCAACTCCCGACCTATTGGGTCCTGCTCTTATTCCTGACTGTCATATGTGTGACCAATCCGAAGCACGACAAGCAACGGGCACAGAGGAGCATCCCGTATATCAGCGCCATCGCTGCCGCCCTCACCTGCATTCTTTTCTATGGACAGAAAGATACCTACTATAGCTATAAGGAATGGAAGACGCTTCAGGAATTATATCACGATCAGGCATACGAACAAGCAGCCAGCCGATATACCGACCTATTTGTCCAGTTATACCACCGGACAGATTTCCTATACGAAGGAGCAGAATGTTTCTATAAGACCGGGCAGCACGATATTGCCATCAAGTGGTTGGACAGGGCTTTAAAGCTAAGTGCGGCTCCCGAACTGTACTATGCAATTGCAGAAAACGAAGAGGCGATCAAGCAATACCGGAAAGCAGAAAGTTACCTACTGGAAATCAGTCGAATCCTGCCAGAACACGGATATACCTACTTCTTGCTCGCCAAACTGTATACGCACCCCTCTTTTTCACATCCGGACAAATTCCATAAGGCTGCCAAAAGGTTTCTCGCCTTCCAGCCCAGTACACAAAACAACATAACGAAGGAGATGAAAGAGGAAATATTGCAAATCATCAGGAACTGGGATTTCGGTAAATAA
- a CDS encoding efflux RND transporter permease subunit yields MSASPKISSFTIIVTFLCVALAGIAFIPLLPIKLSPSRTLPQLTISYNMPGNSARVIEMEVTSRLEAMLARIKGIKEINSTSGNGWGYVTLELDKHTNIDAARFEASTIIRQTWPSLPDGLSYPVLEMSRPDDKEARPFMSYTLNAAATPIFIQRFAEDQIKPRLSGIPGIYRIDVSGATPMEWRLEYDSRQLATLGISIPDIQKAISQYYQKEFLGTGNVETQLATSREGGQNSQWIRLALVPENETDGFNPSLITVLNKDGKLIRLDQLLKVTRQEEAPQSYYRINGLNSIYLSIRAEETANQLELAKLVKAEMEHIRTLLPPGYEIHTSYDATEFIRDELNKIYVRTGLTVLILLMFVLLITRELKYLFLIVISLSINLCIAVILYYLLGLEMQLYSLAGVTISLSLVIDNTIVMTEHIRNRHNRKAILSILAATLTTMGALVIIFFLDEKIRLNLQDFAAVVIINLGVSLLIALFLVPALIDKMNLEWKKSGKKKTSGEETGPTWRNRIRKRTNHFLKRFPVYYNRYYQWQINFLCGWKKLACFILLLAFGIPVFLLPEKIEYDTKDKKKVYTATDSLLIEKYNKFASNETYKEKIKPIVDKALGGTLRLFVQKVYEGSYFTRNEETVLSVSASLPNGTTLSQMNTLMGRMEAYLSTFKEIRQFQTNVYSARQAGIRIYFTKESERSGFPYTLKSKIISKALELGGGSWQVYGLQDQGFSNDVREGAGSFRIEMYGYNYDELYEWAERLKAKLLTHRRIKEVLINSEFSWWKDDYQEFYFNLNKARLAQEDIQPIDLFASINPVFGKDIYTGTIVVNEETEKLKLSSRQSQEYDVWSMQYVPQTIDGKPYKLAELASVEKGQMPQKVCKVNQQYRLCLQYEYIGASNQGNKIQERDLKEINAILPMGYTAKSDSAYWYWDKKDNKQYLLLLLIIVIIFFTTSILFNSLKQPLAVIFVIPISYIGVFLTFYWFKLNFDQGGFASFVLLCGITVNASIYILNEYNQIRQRKPLMSPYKAYLKAWNAKITPIFLTVVSTILGFIPFMLGPDKEAFWFPLAAGTIGGLAMSILGIFLYLPLFTLKKQPEP; encoded by the coding sequence ATGAGTGCATCTCCTAAAATATCCTCTTTCACCATCATCGTCACCTTCCTTTGCGTGGCGCTGGCGGGAATCGCTTTCATACCGCTGCTACCGATCAAGCTATCGCCGTCGCGCACGCTGCCGCAGCTGACTATCAGCTATAACATGCCAGGCAATTCGGCACGCGTGATAGAGATGGAAGTAACCTCACGGCTCGAAGCAATGTTAGCACGCATCAAAGGGATCAAGGAGATCAATTCCACCTCCGGCAACGGATGGGGATATGTCACGCTCGAGTTGGACAAGCATACCAATATCGACGCCGCCCGTTTCGAAGCATCTACCATCATCCGGCAGACATGGCCCAGCTTGCCGGACGGACTGAGCTATCCGGTTCTGGAAATGAGCCGGCCGGACGATAAGGAAGCACGGCCCTTCATGAGCTACACACTGAATGCGGCAGCCACTCCCATATTCATTCAACGCTTTGCCGAAGATCAGATAAAACCCCGCCTAAGCGGGATTCCCGGCATCTACCGCATCGATGTCAGCGGCGCCACCCCGATGGAATGGCGACTGGAATATGACAGCCGTCAGCTGGCAACGTTAGGTATCAGCATCCCGGATATACAGAAAGCGATCAGCCAGTATTATCAAAAAGAATTCTTAGGGACCGGGAACGTGGAAACTCAGTTGGCAACTTCGCGCGAAGGAGGACAAAACAGCCAGTGGATACGTCTCGCTTTGGTTCCTGAAAACGAAACAGATGGATTCAACCCATCGCTTATAACCGTCCTGAACAAAGACGGCAAGCTGATCCGCCTGGACCAACTGCTAAAAGTCACCCGCCAGGAAGAGGCTCCGCAGAGTTATTACCGTATCAACGGTTTGAATTCCATCTACCTGTCCATCCGCGCCGAGGAGACAGCGAACCAGCTGGAACTTGCCAAACTAGTAAAAGCCGAAATGGAACATATCCGCACCTTGCTTCCTCCCGGCTATGAAATACATACCAGCTATGACGCTACCGAATTCATCCGGGACGAGCTGAACAAAATTTATGTCCGTACAGGGCTCACCGTCCTGATCCTGCTGATGTTCGTCTTGCTGATCACACGCGAACTAAAATATCTGTTTCTGATTGTCATCAGTCTTTCGATCAACCTCTGTATAGCAGTCATCCTTTACTATCTGCTAGGGTTGGAAATGCAGCTTTATTCGCTGGCCGGCGTCACAATCTCGCTTAGCCTGGTGATCGACAACACAATCGTTATGACGGAGCATATCCGAAACCGACACAACCGGAAGGCCATCCTGTCCATACTCGCAGCGACCTTGACAACGATGGGTGCACTGGTCATCATCTTCTTCTTAGATGAAAAAATACGCCTCAACTTACAGGATTTTGCAGCTGTCGTCATCATCAATTTAGGAGTTTCCCTGTTAATCGCGCTTTTCCTGGTTCCCGCCCTGATCGATAAGATGAACCTGGAATGGAAAAAAAGCGGGAAAAAGAAAACATCCGGAGAAGAGACCGGGCCTACATGGAGAAATCGGATCAGGAAAAGGACGAACCATTTTCTCAAGCGTTTCCCCGTCTACTACAACCGGTACTATCAATGGCAAATCAACTTCCTCTGCGGATGGAAGAAACTGGCATGTTTCATTTTACTGTTAGCATTCGGCATTCCGGTTTTCCTGTTACCGGAGAAAATCGAATACGACACGAAAGACAAGAAGAAGGTCTACACGGCAACAGATTCCCTGCTGATCGAGAAATATAATAAATTCGCCTCTAACGAGACGTATAAGGAAAAAATCAAACCCATCGTCGATAAGGCGTTAGGCGGAACCCTGCGCCTGTTTGTCCAGAAAGTATATGAAGGAAGCTACTTCACCCGCAACGAAGAAACAGTTCTGTCTGTCAGCGCATCGCTCCCGAATGGGACGACCTTGTCACAAATGAATACCCTGATGGGACGAATGGAGGCCTATCTCAGCACCTTCAAAGAGATACGGCAATTCCAGACCAATGTCTACAGTGCACGTCAAGCCGGTATCCGTATCTACTTCACGAAAGAGAGCGAACGGAGCGGTTTCCCATACACCCTGAAAAGCAAGATTATCAGCAAAGCGCTCGAGTTAGGGGGTGGCAGCTGGCAAGTCTACGGCTTGCAAGACCAGGGATTCAGCAACGATGTACGCGAAGGAGCCGGCTCTTTCCGCATCGAGATGTACGGTTACAACTACGACGAGCTGTACGAATGGGCCGAACGGCTGAAAGCCAAGTTGCTCACCCACCGCCGCATCAAAGAGGTGCTGATCAATTCGGAGTTCTCATGGTGGAAAGACGACTATCAGGAGTTCTACTTCAATCTCAACAAAGCCCGGCTGGCCCAGGAAGACATACAGCCGATCGACCTGTTCGCCTCCATCAACCCCGTTTTCGGGAAAGACATTTATACCGGGACGATCGTCGTCAATGAAGAGACGGAGAAGCTGAAACTCTCCTCCCGCCAGTCACAGGAATACGATGTATGGAGCATGCAGTATGTCCCACAGACGATCGACGGCAAGCCTTACAAGTTAGCAGAGCTTGCCAGTGTCGAAAAAGGACAGATGCCGCAAAAAGTCTGCAAGGTAAACCAGCAATATCGCCTCTGCCTGCAATACGAGTATATCGGGGCTTCTAACCAAGGAAACAAGATACAGGAACGCGACCTGAAAGAAATCAACGCCATACTGCCGATGGGATATACAGCCAAGTCGGACAGCGCTTACTGGTACTGGGACAAGAAGGACAATAAACAATATCTTCTGTTATTGCTGATCATCGTCATTATCTTCTTTACCACCAGCATCCTGTTCAATTCGCTGAAACAGCCGTTGGCCGTTATCTTTGTGATACCGATCTCCTACATCGGCGTATTCCTCACGTTCTATTGGTTCAAACTGAATTTCGACCAAGGAGGATTTGCCTCCTTCGTCCTGCTGTGCGGTATAACTGTAAACGCAAGTATCTACATTTTGAATGAATACAACCAAATCCGGCAGCGTAAGCCGCTAATGTCGCCCTACAAGGCATATCTGAAAGCCTGGAATGCGAAGATCACCCCCATTTTCCTCACAGTCGTTTCGACCATCTTAGGTTTCATTCCGTTCATGTTAGGCCCGGATAAGGAAGCATTTTGGTTTCCACTGGCCGCCGGTACTATCGGCGGGCTCGCCATGTCCATCTTGGGGATCTTCCTCTATCTGCCTCTTTTCACATTGAAAAAACAACCCGAACCTTAA